The following is a genomic window from Butyricimonas faecihominis.
CATTTTCCATATCAAATTTTACCGAAACAAATTTCGGGTTAAAAAACTCGCCAGCCTCCTCTCGAGGAAAGACATTATCAGCCATATATTTGCAGGGAGCACACCAAGTCGTGTAACAATCCATGAACACAAGCTTGTTTTCAGCCTTAGCTTTAGATAAAGCTTCATCAAAAGTCAGTTGCTCAAAATTGACCCCTCCCTGACATAAAGCAGTAAAACTGAAGGACAAAAAAATAAGAATAAAAATAAGATTTTTCATTGATTCCGTAAATTTATAGTTAAATACTACCGGAATGGTAAAATACCATTCCGGTTATAAAAAGCACACGAATAAAAAAACATTCAATCAGCACGAAGCACTCGCGTTATTTATCTTTATAAATCATCTGCACGATTTCCCCGGCTACACCTCTTTCCTCCCACAGCAATTCTTTCGTCACGCTGTTATAGCAATAAACACATCCCCGGTAATCACCCTCTTTGGCATTGACCGCCACATACAATTTTCCCTCATCCTGATCCAGAAGCATACCCTGAATCACATCCCCGTCATTACCGACCGTGTAATCTGATGGCTCGAAATTCCCTTTCGAAATAAGATTATACCGGAATATATTATTCCCCCCGTCCGTGTAGTACAATATACCTTTCTTTTCGTCCAGCATAAAAACACTCTTATCATTCATTCCGGAAGATGTAGCAGAAACCTCAGGAGCTGTATCATCGTAATTAATATTATATTCAAAAATCTTAAACTCGTCACCATCCTTCATGACAAGCACGACATCGTAAGTATTTCTCAAGAACATCGCAACAAGTGACATTCCTTGGCATTCTAAACAAACATAATCATCAACATAACTATCTTCATCCCATAGCAAAAAGGATTTGCTATTCGTGTCAAAGGCGAACGTAAACATCGGCTCTCCGGCGTAAAGGGGACTTACTATGTTATTAGCCAAATAAGCGTCCGGAAACATGCCCATTATTTCCCCGGTCAAATATTGTTGAAAACCGTTTTCAAAAGTATCCGATCCGCAATCCAATTTTACAATTCGTCCACCTCCGGTAAAATACAACGTGTACATACTACGAAGCGTGAAAAGAGCCTCAACCCGTTCCTCCGGATAGGGTAACACATCCAACAGATCCATCGTATTATGTTCTACTTTCACCACTCTCAACGGATTCTCGGTGGCTATATAAACACACTCCATACGTTCATTATACGCTATTCCTTTCGGCTCTTTCCCCAACTCCACCGACGGGTTATGCAAGCGATATATATCTTTGATAAAGGAGGCATCGTTTGCACCGCGAAAAGACATCATAGAACGCCCGTCATAACGGCTCAACAACATGACTCCTTTCTCGTACGGATAAGGAATTTTCAACGTAAACTCATGGAAAATAGCTCCATCTTCGTTGGATATTTTCAAGCGACACGGGAACTCCCCATACCCCTCGCACGTGTAATTCAAATCTTTCGCAGTTGACACCACCTTATAATTCACTTGCCATTCGTATGACAAAGTTTTGTCCCTATTTTCCTGTTTTGTCTCCGGAGCAGTCAACACGAATTGATTATTATGCTCGCATGTATATGATTCGTTCAGAGATGTCACAAACGATAATGTTGACAATGCATTTGTACCCAATTTCGATTCGTCGTCAATGCAAGAAACACACGTGCATATACTCAGTAACAAATAAATTAATTTTCTCATAATTCACTCATTTATTATAAAGATTACTACTCGTAAGGCCACATGGGATGAAGAGGCAATACCACCCCATCTTCCGGATTCTTCATAAAAAAGTCATACATTTCCTTGCATACCAGAATAAGTTTTGCCTCTTTTGCTGCGACATCAAGTAAAGTCACCTCTCCTCCCCAAATCTCCATCAACTTCAGATACTTTTTCTGGTGGAATCTCCCGATATATTGCTCGAACACGCCCCACCAAGAAGGTCTTCCGAGATAATTAGTGAATTTTATTTCAACTCCCAGATTCTCTTTGATCCCTAAAGCAAAATACTCATTCGCAACCAGAGTAAGGCAGATCTGAAAGGTCGTATCCTTCTCGGAAGTAATATTATCCCGCAGTAACTCCACGGGTATGTAGGTAACAATTGAATCTTTTTTAAACTCTATTTCTTCCGGGATAGTGGCATACAAATCGGAACCTGCCGTTGTCTTTTGCGGATCGACTTTCACTTTTACTTTCATTCCCTCTTTGGCACCCAACCCCAGTATGCTAACCGGAACGTTCACCGTGTATCGGGTTACCGTCGCGGGCTCTGTCCCCAACTTACAGAGCATCGATGTTTTTGGAAAATAAACACGATACGCGTTATCGTAATACCCGTCATCCCCATTTTCATCACATCCCGCTATTAAAATTCCCAGTAAGATAAAAATCTGATATAATATACTCTTTTTCATATCGATCAGTCTTTATTAGTTCCACCAAATTCCAATTCTTTTTTCGGCCAAGGCAATACAAACATTTCAGACGAAGGGGTATATACCTCTCCATAATGATCCCAAGAATCCGGGTGTTTAAACCCTTTATTTTCCCGTTTGTAAGAAAAGAAAGTTTGCCCCTCTCCCCAAAATTCTTTATAACGCTCCGCGAGAACTAACTCCATAAACTCCTCCCGGGAAGTTACCTCTGCCGAAGCATAATCATTCAATCCCCGACTATTCCGGACATCATTAAAATAACGCATAGCCTTCTCTTTATCCTGATAATACGTTGCCTCCGCCAATATGTAATACATCTCCGGCAAGCGGATCAGGCAAACTCCCTGCAGGGTGTGCGTGTCCTCCTCTGTCCCCAATAAACGAACAAAGAAGTAATCTGAAGATATCTCTCCCACTTTTGCAAAGAATGCTTTATAGCGAGCATCCTCACTCGTGGCAGAAGACCTCGATATATCGTAAACATCATCTATATCATCCCGAAGCACAACTACACTCCCCCCTATATTCTCGAAATTCATATTTTTATAAGAATCTGCTATCATTCTTGTGTACAGCCCCCAAATCATCTCACTACTAGCTCGTTCCTTAGGTTCATCCCCGCGGGGGAAACGCTTCATCTCTTTATTTCCATACGCTCCTCTCGGGACCAAATACAAATCCGGAGCATCGATTACTTTCCCTGCATAGAATGCGGCACTATCCAAATCCCCCTTATAATGAAACACCCGCGCTTTTAGTGCCCAAACAGCATATTTATTACAATGCGTTCCGCGAGCCACTCGATAATCAGAACCGGCATTCGATGGGTTCATCTCGTTATCATTTACCAGACACGCCTCAGCCTTTGTCAGGTCTCCCAAAATGTTGTCATAACTCTCTTTTAACGAAAAAACCTCCTTGTTCTTCAAATCAAAATGATAAGCATATGGAATACCCCCGGCATCCGGATGCAGAAGAATATTCTCGGCAAACAAACGCAATAGATCAAAATGCAACATGGCACGCACCCCATATGCCTCTCCTTTAATCAACGCGTAATCCGGATCTTCCGCCAAATTAACCGTCTCAATATTCTCCAACACGTTGTTAGCGTATGAAATACATTGATATGCCTCTCCCCAAATACTACCGATTAGCCCCTCCAAATTCGGATCATCATATTTATACTGATTAGCAGCTTTCACGTTCACAAGTTTTTCACTCTGCATATATTTATCATAGGACAATTGTGCCAACCAATCCACGAACCCCCAACTCAGAGCTTCCCCGTATAAACTCGTTTTAGCCATGGTCGCATAAATCCCGTACATCGCGTCACGATATCCCTGCACGTCTTCAAACTGCTTTTCTTGCTCCAAAGTACCTTTAGGATTTACATCCAGATAACTGTCACACCCGGCAAGAGTCCAGAAACATAAAGCCCAAACCAGCATACTATATTTATTTCTTATTCTTTTCATATCTTCTTCATTTGTTATTAAAATGCCGCACTAAGAGAGAACTCGAAAGTTCTGGCAAACGGATAGGTCAACCCTCTTTCCTGCTTAACCGTGGATATCCGGAATAAATCATTTGTCATAAATTGAACCCGTAAACGACTTAAGTATATTTTCTTACAAAAATCAGATGTAAAATCATAAGACAGGCTCAAACTTCTCATGTTCAAATAATACTCGTCACGAATAAAACGGCTAGTAACTTCCGGCATCGAGGAATCGGCAATATCTTTATATTTCGCCTGATCTCCTGCCTCTTTCCATCGGCTAGAAAACACTCGTTTATCCGCATTCTTCAGAGGGTCAGATCCTTCCACCCGTGAAACCAACGTCTGGTTGTAAATCGTACCGCCAAAGGAGTAATCAAACATCATGTTTAACGAGAAACCCTTAAAAGTCAGATACGAACCAAAAACACCGGACATATCCGGGTTGGCATCTCCATACACCCGCTTATCCCAATAATTATACGTGAAAGTAGGATTCCCGTCTATATCGATATAAATCTCTTGTCCCGTGGCCGGGTCAATTCCCCCTGATTTTACCGCTTTCACCGCGCTGATAGATTGCCCCTCTTCATACACCGGGGGCGGTAATAACGTCTTCTCGGCATTCAATTTCTCGTTCATGGCCTTCAGAGCATTACTAATCTTCTTGATCTTATTTTCATTGTGTTGTATCGTTAATGACATTGCCCAATTCCAGTTCTGATTGTTGATAGCCGTCACCCGGGTTTGAAATTCAA
Proteins encoded in this region:
- a CDS encoding DUF4843 domain-containing protein, encoding MKKSILYQIFILLGILIAGCDENGDDGYYDNAYRVYFPKTSMLCKLGTEPATVTRYTVNVPVSILGLGAKEGMKVKVKVDPQKTTAGSDLYATIPEEIEFKKDSIVTYIPVELLRDNITSEKDTTFQICLTLVANEYFALGIKENLGVEIKFTNYLGRPSWWGVFEQYIGRFHQKKYLKLMEIWGGEVTLLDVAAKEAKLILVCKEMYDFFMKNPEDGVVLPLHPMWPYE
- a CDS encoding RagB/SusD family nutrient uptake outer membrane protein, yielding MKRIRNKYSMLVWALCFWTLAGCDSYLDVNPKGTLEQEKQFEDVQGYRDAMYGIYATMAKTSLYGEALSWGFVDWLAQLSYDKYMQSEKLVNVKAANQYKYDDPNLEGLIGSIWGEAYQCISYANNVLENIETVNLAEDPDYALIKGEAYGVRAMLHFDLLRLFAENILLHPDAGGIPYAYHFDLKNKEVFSLKESYDNILGDLTKAEACLVNDNEMNPSNAGSDYRVARGTHCNKYAVWALKARVFHYKGDLDSAAFYAGKVIDAPDLYLVPRGAYGNKEMKRFPRGDEPKERASSEMIWGLYTRMIADSYKNMNFENIGGSVVVLRDDIDDVYDISRSSATSEDARYKAFFAKVGEISSDYFFVRLLGTEEDTHTLQGVCLIRLPEMYYILAEATYYQDKEKAMRYFNDVRNSRGLNDYASAEVTSREEFMELVLAERYKEFWGEGQTFFSYKRENKGFKHPDSWDHYGEVYTPSSEMFVLPWPKKELEFGGTNKD